A single region of the Deltaproteobacteria bacterium genome encodes:
- the ppsA gene encoding phosphoenolpyruvate synthase has product MASDVLNLQEIDRTQISAVGGKGAHLGALSRIEGIRVPAGFCVTTDAFRRVMAEVPSLNARLERLSLLKTDDRDAIRALSAELRELIEGIAIPSELTASITGALAKLDENAAYAVRSSATAEDLPTASFAGQQDTYLNVVGARAILEHIRRCWASLFTERAVTYRLRNGFDHRKVQMAVVVQRMVFPQTSGILFTADPISGHRKVASVEAVFGLGEALVSGLVNADVFKVRDGKVSSKAIAAKSRALEASPSGGTREQTIEPARREQPALSDAQVLRLVELGRRIESHLGGPQDIEWCLVDDAFHIVQSRPITTLFPIPAASDNENHVYVSVGHAQMMTDAMTPLGLSVWQMTTPRPMAEAGGRLFVDVTAQLSSPASRASLLELFGRGDPLLRDALQTLLERGDFIKLASDAAPAAAPPPKPAIPPLESNPALVIELIEGTQASIAAATRAIRGKTGAALLDFIVADFQELRRVLFEPRGHQVFMSAIEATWWINDHVLEWLGEKNAADVLTQSVPNNVTSEMGLALLDVADVIRPHPEVVNLLERAAGDDFLNELPNLAGGREAFDAIQAWLEKYGMRCVGEIDITRPRWSERPSALVPLLLGNVKNFEPGAGKKRFEQGQQEAQKKEQELLERVRSLPDGEQRAAETKKAIDRVRAFIGYREYPKYGMVSRYFVYKQAMLEEARRMAQAGVLREKDDIYYLRFQELHDVARTGRADHELIRKRREAFALHQLLKPPRVLTSEGEALTGSWRRNDVPAGALVGLAVSAGTVEGRARVILDMADAKLEAGDILVTAYTDPSWTPLFVAIQGLVTEVGGLMTHGAVIAREYGLPAVVGVENATQRIRDGQRIRVHGTEGYVELLS; this is encoded by the coding sequence ATGGCCAGCGACGTGTTGAACCTTCAGGAGATCGACCGGACACAAATCTCGGCCGTTGGTGGCAAGGGCGCGCACCTGGGGGCGCTCTCGCGGATCGAGGGCATCCGCGTGCCGGCTGGCTTTTGCGTGACCACGGATGCGTTCCGACGCGTGATGGCTGAGGTGCCTTCGCTCAACGCACGCCTCGAGCGGCTCTCGCTCCTGAAGACCGACGATCGCGACGCGATCCGTGCGCTGAGCGCCGAGCTCCGCGAGCTCATCGAAGGCATCGCGATTCCGAGCGAGCTGACGGCGTCGATCACCGGCGCGCTCGCGAAGCTCGATGAGAACGCGGCGTACGCCGTTCGTTCCAGCGCGACGGCCGAAGACTTGCCGACGGCGTCGTTCGCGGGCCAGCAGGACACGTACCTGAACGTCGTCGGCGCGCGCGCGATCCTCGAGCACATCCGCCGATGCTGGGCTTCACTCTTCACCGAGCGCGCCGTGACCTACCGCCTCCGCAACGGCTTCGATCATCGCAAGGTGCAGATGGCCGTGGTGGTGCAGCGCATGGTCTTCCCGCAGACCTCAGGGATCCTCTTCACGGCCGATCCCATCAGCGGCCATCGAAAGGTCGCGTCCGTCGAAGCCGTCTTCGGACTCGGCGAGGCGCTCGTCTCCGGCCTGGTGAATGCGGACGTCTTCAAGGTGCGCGATGGGAAAGTGAGCAGCAAAGCGATCGCCGCGAAGTCGCGCGCGCTTGAAGCGTCGCCGTCGGGCGGGACTCGAGAACAGACGATCGAGCCGGCGCGACGCGAGCAGCCCGCGCTGTCGGATGCACAGGTGCTGCGGCTCGTGGAGCTCGGCCGGCGAATCGAGTCGCACCTCGGCGGCCCGCAGGACATCGAGTGGTGCCTCGTCGATGACGCGTTTCACATTGTCCAGAGCCGGCCCATCACCACGCTCTTTCCCATTCCTGCGGCGAGCGACAACGAGAACCACGTCTACGTGTCCGTCGGCCACGCGCAGATGATGACCGACGCCATGACGCCGCTCGGGCTGTCGGTGTGGCAGATGACGACCCCGCGGCCGATGGCCGAGGCCGGTGGGCGGCTCTTCGTCGACGTCACCGCTCAGCTCTCTTCACCCGCGAGCCGCGCCAGCCTGCTCGAGCTCTTCGGGCGCGGCGATCCGCTGCTCCGCGACGCGCTGCAGACGCTCCTCGAACGCGGCGACTTCATCAAGCTCGCGTCGGATGCTGCTCCTGCTGCTGCGCCGCCGCCGAAGCCTGCGATCCCACCGCTCGAGAGCAATCCCGCCCTCGTCATTGAGCTGATTGAAGGCACACAGGCGTCGATCGCAGCCGCCACGCGCGCCATTCGCGGCAAGACCGGCGCCGCGCTGCTCGACTTCATCGTGGCGGATTTTCAGGAGCTGCGGCGTGTCCTCTTCGAGCCGCGCGGCCATCAAGTGTTCATGTCCGCGATCGAAGCGACCTGGTGGATCAACGACCACGTGCTCGAGTGGCTCGGCGAGAAGAACGCGGCCGACGTGCTCACGCAGTCCGTGCCCAACAACGTCACCTCGGAGATGGGGCTCGCCTTGCTCGATGTCGCAGATGTGATTCGACCGCATCCGGAAGTCGTGAATCTTCTGGAGCGCGCGGCAGGCGACGACTTCTTGAACGAGCTCCCCAACCTCGCTGGCGGCCGCGAAGCGTTCGACGCGATCCAGGCCTGGCTCGAGAAGTACGGCATGCGCTGCGTCGGCGAGATTGACATCACCCGACCGCGCTGGAGCGAGCGACCCAGCGCGCTCGTGCCGCTGCTGCTCGGCAATGTGAAGAACTTCGAACCCGGCGCGGGAAAGAAGCGGTTCGAGCAAGGGCAGCAGGAAGCCCAGAAGAAGGAGCAGGAGCTTCTGGAGCGCGTGCGATCATTGCCCGACGGCGAGCAGAGAGCCGCAGAGACCAAGAAGGCGATCGATCGCGTCCGCGCGTTTATTGGATATCGGGAGTATCCCAAGTACGGGATGGTCAGCCGCTACTTTGTATACAAGCAGGCCATGTTGGAAGAAGCCCGGCGAATGGCGCAGGCCGGCGTGCTCCGCGAGAAGGATGATATTTATTACCTTCGATTCCAGGAGCTGCACGACGTCGCACGCACGGGCCGCGCGGATCACGAACTGATTCGCAAACGCAGGGAGGCGTTCGCGTTGCACCAACTGCTGAAGCCGCCGCGGGTACTCACGTCGGAAGGTGAGGCGCTGACGGGTTCGTGGCGACGCAATGACGTGCCTGCCGGCGCGCTCGTGGGCCTGGCGGTCTCTGCAGGAACGGTCGAAGGCCGGGCGCGCGTGATCCTCGACATGGCCGACGCCAAGCTCGAAGCGGGCGACATCCTCGTTACTGCCTACACCGACCCGAGCTGGACGCCGCTGTTCGTGGCCATCCAGGGCCTGGTGACCGAGGTCGGCGGCCTGATGACCCACGGCGCGGTGATTGCGCGGGAGTACGGCTTGCCGGCCGTCGTGGGCGTGGAGAACGCCACCCAGCGAATTCGTGATGGGCAGCGCATTCGCGTGCACGGAACGGAAGGGTACGTCGAGCTCCTGTCGTGA
- a CDS encoding TVP38/TMEM64 family protein, which yields MATSRAANHAKLAALVIVLVALAFAWRSGVFAQVGSPKALAVELAELGAWGYLAFIIAYAVFQPFGVPGTLFVATAPLIWPWQTAFVLSMIGTMAASVIGFSFARFVARDWVAARIPKRLRKYEEALERSAFLTVVLLRLIFWMPQVLHFFLGVSRVRFWTHFWGSLLGYIPPLLLLSYLAGKMFDASGHIQSGAWPPLAGLVGTSLLLAALARTYERRRAARASPAQ from the coding sequence ATGGCGACGTCGCGCGCAGCGAACCACGCCAAGCTCGCCGCGCTCGTGATCGTTTTGGTCGCACTGGCGTTTGCCTGGCGCTCGGGCGTCTTTGCGCAGGTGGGCAGCCCGAAGGCCCTCGCGGTCGAGCTCGCCGAGCTGGGCGCGTGGGGCTATCTCGCGTTCATCATCGCCTACGCGGTCTTCCAACCATTCGGTGTCCCGGGGACGCTCTTCGTGGCCACGGCGCCCCTGATCTGGCCCTGGCAAACGGCGTTCGTGCTCTCGATGATCGGCACCATGGCCGCGAGCGTGATCGGCTTCTCCTTCGCGCGCTTCGTGGCCAGAGATTGGGTCGCGGCGCGCATCCCGAAGCGGCTTCGCAAGTACGAGGAGGCGCTGGAGCGAAGCGCGTTCCTGACCGTCGTCTTGCTGCGCCTGATCTTCTGGATGCCGCAGGTGCTGCACTTCTTCCTGGGGGTCTCGCGAGTGCGCTTCTGGACGCACTTCTGGGGCTCGCTGCTCGGCTACATCCCGCCGCTGCTGCTCCTCAGCTACCTCGCCGGGAAGATGTTCGACGCCTCGGGGCACATTCAGAGCGGCGCGTGGCCGCCGCTGGCTGGACTGGTTGGCACGTCGTTGCTGCTGGCTGCGCTGGCGCGCACCTATGAGCGCCGACGCGCGGCGCGAGCGTCGCCTGCGCAGTGA